In a single window of the Oscarella lobularis chromosome 2, ooOscLobu1.1, whole genome shotgun sequence genome:
- the LOC136183497 gene encoding uncharacterized protein: protein MADFDRNKRISISTYSRDLSILLSMALLTVLLLLLASAISASADKTTFDCKMRELAMTFARQIQPHRTRDQYQAIADALNGSPEAQNCNVTVPDLPYRSSRFFAFPTPQSGNVYYVDSTKGNDANPGTMDKPFKSIAKAIAAGRAATGATTIMLRAGTFYLTDTISLTTQDNDLTVQNYNGEEVWISGGQPIAPTWKPYNVSAKSTSWIVAQNENAIYGQGPVPGKIALNGTYDTWQACETMCQANETCNVWTWHDKNEGSWTHQCYFRFDGVYAPTSEAGHVSGYSSRGPNIYVADMSTSGISSIPGLRVNGARAIRARYPNANPEMGFGSTLTPNSWNPQTLPVHPSGEYNPDTPFRNTSGSFQKYDIGIGGVCEHFTPPAGYECGDKNGRLRPYENPSGMIANRSILPNSPYKNVSTAVVNVWRPAHWDNWMFEVGPYDPATGNFTFSKGGFQGAWGSNVGAEFFIENVFEELDAPMEYFYDETTRMLYYFHNATGAPTSDTQFVAVGVKVLVNATGTMASPVRNVTFRGVGFRDAAYTYLDPHGIPSGGDWGLERMGAVFVEGAEHFGFFGCVFERLDGNGIMLSGYNRYATVEDSEFAWIGSSAIASWGYTTGSPVPGMGPDGTGGTQPRFSQILNNFVRELGIWEKQSSFYFQAKSCQNLLAGNIFFNGPRAGINFNDGFGGGSNLTMNLLFNTCRESGDHGPFNSWDRQVYVTKVNNGSTSVVKAYDTITRNFVIANYDSQEAIDNDDGSCYYETYKNFFAYSGNGMKNDFGGHDNHHHDNIYAYVGRGFGICAQLPGHEDYFYNNTVVLNGDGAYGSGACSGDAMPVVHDNKIFSPNANISECGMPLAKWQSMGHDHGTTAAKWPDDDQFVQWIKDTLSL from the coding sequence ATGGCAGATTTCGATCGTAATAAAAGAATCTCAATATCAACGTATTCACGTGACCTATCAATCCTTCTGAGTATGGCTCTCCTAACGGTTCTGCTCTTGCTGCTCGCGAGCGCAATCAGCGCGAGTGCcgacaagacgacgttcgattgCAAAATGCGCGAACTGGCGATGACGTTTGCGCGTCAAATCCAGCCTCATCGGACGCGCGATCAGTATCAGGCGATCGCCGACGCTCTCAACGGCTCTCCCGAAGCGCAAAACTGCAACGTCACCGTGCCCGACCTCCCCTATCGCTCGTCGCGCTTTTTCGCCTTCCCCACGCCCCAATCGGGCAACGTTTACtacgtcgactcgacgaaagGAAACGACGCCAATCCGGGAACGATGGACAAGCCATTCAAGTCGATCGCGAAGGCAATCGCCGCGGGAAGAGCGGCGACGGGCGCAACGACCATAATGCTGCGCGCGGGCACGTTCTACCTAACCGACACCATCTCCTTGACGACGCAGGACAACGATCTCACGGTGCAGAATTACAACGGCGAAGAGGTGTGGATTAGCGGCGGCCAGCCGATCGCGCCCACGTGGAAACCCTATAACGTGAGcgcgaagtcgacgtcgtggaTCGTCGCGCagaacgagaacgcgatCTACGGCCAGGGTCCCGTACCCGGCAAAATCGCTCTCAATGGAACGTACGACACGTGGCAAGCGTGCGAGACGATGTGCCAAGCGAACGAAACGTGCAACGTCTGGACGTGGCACGACAAGAACGAGGGATCGTGGACGCATCAGTGCTactttcgattcgacggcgtttACGCGCCCACGTCGGAAGCCGGTCACGTGAGCGGATACAGTAGCCGAGGACCTAATATCTACGTCGCTGACATGTCGACAAGCGGAATTTCTTCGATTCCCGGATTGCGCGTGAATGGCGCGCGAGCGATACGCGCGCGCTATCCGAATGCGAATCCCGAGATGGGATTCGGTTCGACGTTGACGCCGAATTCGTGGAATCCTCAAACGTTGCCCGTTCATCCGAGCGGCGAATACAACCCGGATACTCCGTTTCGAAATACGTCCGGGTCGTTTCAGAAATACGACATCGGCATCGGGGGCGTGTGCGAGCACTTCACTCCGCCCGCCGGCTACGAGTGCGGCGACAAAAACGGTCGCTTGCGACCGTACGAGAATCCGTCCGGTATGATCgccaatcgatcgattctTCCAAATTCTCCTTATAAGAACGTTTCGACGGCGGTCGTCAACGTGTGGCGACCGGCGCACTGGGACAACTGGATGTTCGAAGTCGGTCCCTACGATCCCGCCACGGGCAACTTCACCTTCAGCAAAGGCGGATTTCAGGGCGCGTGGGGCAGCAACGTCGGCGCCGAATTCTTCATCGAGAACGTCTTCGAAGAACTCGACGCTCCCATGGAGTATTTctacgacgagacgacgcgcaTGTTGTACTATTTTCACAATGCGACCGGCGCGCCGACGAGCGACACGcagttcgtcgccgtcggcgtcaaAGTGCTCGTCAACGCGACGGGAACGATGGCGAGTCCGGTGAGAAACGTGACGTTTCGCGGCGTCGGTTTTCGCGACGCGGCGTACACGTACTTGGATCCGCACGGGATACCGTCCGGCGGCGATTGGGGTCTCGAACGAATGggcgccgttttcgtcgaggGAGCCGAGCACTTTGGATTCTTCGGCTGCGTGTTCGAGCGCTTGGACGGGAACGGGATCATGCTCTCCGGCTACAATCGATACGCGACCGTCGAGGATTCGGAATTCGCGTGGATCGGCAGTTCGGCTATCGCTTCGTGGGGATACACGACCGGGTCGCCCGTGCCCGGCATGGGGCCGGACGGAACCGGTGGCACGCAGCCGCGTTTCTCGCAAATTCTCAATAACTTCGTTCGCGAGTTGGGCATATGGGAGAAGCAGTCTTCGTTTTATTTTCAGGCCAAGTCGTGTCAGAATCTTCTCGCCGGTAACATCTTTTTCAACGGGCCGCGCGCCGGAATCAATTTCAACGAcggcttcggcggcggtTCGAATCTGACGATGAATCTGCTCTTCAACACGTGTCGAGAGTCGGGCGATCACGGTCCGTTTAATAGCTGGGATCGTCAGGTTTACGTGACGAAAGTGAACAACGGGTCGACATCCGTCGTCAAGGCGTACGACACCATAACGCGTAATTTCGTCATTGCGAACTACGATAGCCAGGAGGCgatcgacaacgacgatggTTCGTGCTATTATGAGACGTATAAGAACTTCTTTGCCTATAGCGGTAACGGGATGAAAAACGACTTCGGAGGTCACGACAATCATCATCACGATAACATCTACGCTTACGTTGGACGAGGCTTTGGTATCTGCGCGCAGCTTCCCGGGCACGAGGACTATTTCTATAATAATACGGTCGTCTTGAATGGCGACGGCGCGTACGGATCGGGAGCGTGCAGCGGCGATGCGATGCCCGTCGTTCACGATAACAAAATCTTTTCTCCGAATGCGAATATTAGTGAGTGCGGAATGCCTCTCGCGAAGTGGCAGTCTATGGGACACGATCACGGTACGACTGCTGCTAAATGGCCCGACGACGATCAATTCGTTCAGTGGATTAAAGATACGCTGTCGCTCTAA